One stretch of Oceanimonas pelagia DNA includes these proteins:
- a CDS encoding ABC transporter permease, which produces MKNAKIYLGESPILLSLKPDKVGGLLAAALVASLLALPFVGLQPNRLFPGEALSLLNSAGITGLWPLLLLPLCLTNRALPLRLLLTTAALPLLLYTAGHTATALLENAGPLARVSLGAGFWLALFWLCLLITDTALRLKLGPLSRLALVTVLTGAVIALLAAGRCDDLSLLKEFHNRSDFWRQGLRHLQLALGSMVPAVLAGIPLGVACHRSPGLRAALFPVLNILQTVPSLAMFGLLMVPLSLLATAYPWLGELGIRGIGAAPAVIALFLYSLLPIVSNTALGFDRVDASIREAATAMGMSRRQRLWQVEFPLAMPVILSGLRVVVTLNIGLVAVAALVGGGGYGTYIFQGLGQTATDLVILGALPTLLLAFLAAMLIDTLIALQQGTRE; this is translated from the coding sequence ATGAAGAACGCAAAAATTTATCTCGGGGAGTCACCCATTCTTTTGTCATTAAAACCCGACAAGGTCGGCGGCCTGCTGGCGGCGGCGCTGGTGGCCAGCCTGCTGGCACTGCCCTTTGTCGGCCTGCAACCCAACCGTCTTTTTCCCGGCGAGGCCCTGAGTCTGCTGAATTCAGCAGGTATCACCGGCTTATGGCCGCTGCTGTTGCTGCCCCTGTGCCTGACTAACCGTGCCCTGCCCCTGCGGCTGTTGCTCACCACCGCCGCTCTGCCGCTGCTGCTTTATACCGCCGGTCACACCGCCACCGCCCTGCTGGAAAATGCCGGCCCCCTGGCCCGGGTCTCGCTGGGTGCCGGTTTCTGGCTGGCCTTGTTCTGGCTGTGCCTGCTGATCACCGACACCGCCCTGCGGCTGAAGCTCGGGCCATTGTCCCGGCTGGCGCTGGTAACCGTCCTTACCGGTGCCGTTATCGCCCTGCTGGCCGCAGGCCGCTGTGACGATCTTTCGTTACTGAAGGAGTTTCACAACCGCAGCGACTTCTGGCGGCAGGGCCTGCGCCATCTGCAGCTGGCCCTGGGCAGCATGGTGCCGGCGGTGCTGGCAGGCATTCCGCTGGGGGTGGCCTGCCATCGCTCGCCGGGACTACGGGCGGCGCTGTTTCCGGTGCTCAATATTTTGCAGACAGTGCCCAGCCTGGCCATGTTTGGCCTGCTGATGGTGCCGCTCAGCCTGCTGGCCACCGCATACCCCTGGCTGGGTGAGCTGGGCATTCGCGGCATCGGCGCGGCGCCGGCGGTAATCGCCCTGTTTCTGTATTCGCTGCTGCCGATCGTCAGCAACACGGCACTGGGTTTTGACCGGGTGGATGCCAGCATACGCGAGGCGGCCACCGCCATGGGCATGAGCCGCCGCCAGCGGCTGTGGCAGGTGGAATTTCCCCTGGCCATGCCGGTGATCCTGAGCGGCCTGCGGGTGGTGGTGACCCTCAATATCGGTCTGGTGGCGGTGGCGGCCCTGGTGGGCGGCGGTGGCTACGGCACCTACATCTTTCAGGGGCTGGGTCAGACCGCCACCGATCTGGTGATCCTCGGTGCCCTGCCCACTCTGCTGCTGGCGTTTCTGGCCGCCATGCTTATCGACACCCTGATCGCCCTGCAACAAGGCACTCGCGAATGA
- the osmF gene encoding glycine betaine ABC transporter substrate-binding protein OsmF → MKKLLASAMFTLSAALALPAMAADPIVVSSKIDTEGGLLGNLIYQALNNAGLEVENRSQLGGTPIVRKAIIAGEIDIYPEYTGNAAFFHQKEDSDAWKHFDNGYALARQLDYDAHQLVWLTPANANNTWAIAVRQEIAGPNNLATMSDFGRYVSAGGDIKLAASAEFVSSPAVLPAFQQTYGFELSDDQLLVLSGGNTAATIKAAALQTDNTNAAMVYGTDGAIASVGLVVMDDDKGVQPVYAPAPIVRESVLKAHPEIAGILEPVFQSLDVKTLQTLNSRIAIGGESAEAVAADYLAGLTQD, encoded by the coding sequence GTCCAAAATCGACACCGAAGGCGGCCTGCTCGGCAACCTGATCTATCAGGCCCTGAACAACGCCGGACTGGAGGTGGAAAACCGCAGCCAGCTGGGCGGCACGCCCATCGTGCGCAAGGCCATTATCGCCGGTGAAATCGATATCTACCCGGAGTACACCGGCAACGCCGCCTTTTTTCATCAGAAAGAAGACAGCGACGCCTGGAAGCACTTTGACAATGGCTATGCCCTGGCCAGGCAGCTGGATTACGACGCCCATCAACTGGTGTGGCTGACCCCGGCCAACGCCAACAACACCTGGGCCATTGCCGTGCGCCAGGAAATTGCCGGCCCCAATAACCTGGCCACCATGTCGGATTTTGGCCGCTATGTGAGCGCAGGCGGCGACATCAAGCTGGCGGCCTCGGCGGAGTTTGTGTCCAGCCCCGCCGTGCTGCCCGCCTTTCAGCAGACCTACGGCTTTGAGCTGAGCGACGACCAGCTGCTGGTGCTCTCCGGCGGCAACACCGCCGCCACCATCAAGGCCGCCGCCCTGCAAACCGACAATACCAACGCCGCCATGGTCTATGGTACCGACGGCGCCATCGCCTCCGTGGGTCTGGTAGTGATGGACGACGACAAGGGCGTGCAGCCGGTCTACGCCCCCGCTCCCATAGTGCGGGAAAGCGTGCTCAAGGCGCACCCGGAGATCGCCGGCATTCTGGAGCCGGTGTTTCAGTCGCTGGATGTGAAAACCCTGCAAACCCTTAACAGCCGCATCGCCATCGGCGGTGAAAGCGCCGAGGCCGTGGCCGCCGATTATCTGGCGGGCCTGACTCAGGACTGA